In Devosia litorisediminis, one genomic interval encodes:
- the alaS gene encoding alanine--tRNA ligase has protein sequence MTSVNDLRSSFTNYFTRNGHEAVASSPLVPRNDPTLMFTNAGMVQFKNTFTGIEKRPYSRATSAQKCVRAGGKHNDLDNVGFTARHHTFFEMLGNFSFGDYFKEEAIELAWTLLTKEWDLPKEKLMVTVYQDDDEAMALWKKIAGLGEDRIVRLGAKSNFWQMGDTGPCGPCSEIFYDHGEHVWGGPPGSPEEDGDRWIEIWNLVFMQYEQQGDGSRDSLPRPSIDTGMGIERIAAVMQGVHDNYDIDLFKSLIGAAASATGVDPKGEGNRSLRVIADHLRSMSFLIAEGVLPSNEGRGYVLRRIMRRAMRHATLLGASEPVIHKLVSTLVREMGQAYPELRSGEAMIAETVRLEEGRFLKTLGRGLQILADETKDMNEGAVLDGGSAFKLYDTYGFPLDLTQDALRLRGITVDQPGFDAAMAAQKAEARASWSGAGGAATDTVWFGLADKLGPTEFLGYETETAEAEIKALLKDGVEVAALAADEEGIVVVNQTPFYGESGGQVGDSGALHGDGLAADVQDTQKFHGVFAHMVKVSEGTLKVGQPITLVVDHTRRSSIRSNHSATHLLHEALRIVLGDHVAQKGSMVSPDRLRFDFVHTKPVTEQEMAEVEDIANAIVLQNTPVETRLMGVDEAKESGARALFGEKYGDEVRVVAMGEPTGNGLGWSVELCGGTHVRRTGDIGLVSIVAESAVGAGVRRIEALTGTAARHRGNTNVAIVNSAAGLLRSGGHEVLERIAALQEQLKRSEKALSDAKQKLAMGGGSEKTEGPEIINGIAFVGRVVEGLQPKDLRGLMDQTKKQVGSAVIAIVGVTDDGKAGLAVGVTEDLIGKASAVDLVRAGSAALGGQGGGGRPDMAQAGGPNGSKAEEALAAIRALL, from the coding sequence ATGACCAGCGTAAACGACCTGCGTTCGAGCTTTACAAACTACTTTACCCGCAATGGTCATGAGGCGGTGGCGTCCAGCCCATTGGTCCCGCGCAATGATCCGACACTGATGTTCACCAATGCGGGCATGGTGCAGTTCAAGAATACCTTTACCGGTATCGAGAAGCGGCCATATTCGCGGGCGACTTCGGCGCAGAAATGCGTGCGGGCTGGCGGCAAGCATAATGATCTGGACAATGTCGGCTTCACGGCCCGCCACCACACCTTCTTTGAAATGTTGGGTAATTTCTCGTTCGGCGATTACTTCAAGGAAGAAGCGATCGAGCTGGCCTGGACGCTGCTTACCAAAGAGTGGGATTTGCCCAAGGAAAAGCTGATGGTCACCGTCTATCAGGACGATGACGAGGCCATGGCGCTGTGGAAGAAGATTGCTGGCTTGGGCGAAGACCGGATCGTGCGGCTCGGCGCCAAGTCGAACTTCTGGCAGATGGGCGATACCGGTCCGTGTGGTCCGTGCTCAGAGATTTTTTACGATCATGGCGAGCATGTCTGGGGTGGCCCTCCGGGTTCACCAGAGGAAGATGGCGATCGCTGGATCGAGATCTGGAACTTGGTGTTCATGCAGTATGAACAGCAGGGTGACGGTAGCCGTGACAGCCTGCCTCGCCCCTCGATCGATACCGGCATGGGCATCGAGCGTATCGCTGCGGTGATGCAGGGCGTGCACGACAATTACGATATTGACCTGTTCAAGTCGCTGATCGGGGCAGCCGCTTCGGCGACCGGGGTTGATCCAAAGGGCGAGGGCAATCGCAGCCTGCGCGTGATCGCCGACCACTTGCGCTCGATGAGCTTCCTGATTGCCGAGGGCGTGCTGCCTTCCAACGAGGGTCGTGGCTATGTGCTGCGCCGGATCATGCGTCGTGCAATGCGGCACGCTACGTTGTTGGGTGCCAGTGAGCCGGTAATCCACAAGCTGGTGTCGACGCTGGTGCGGGAAATGGGGCAGGCCTATCCCGAACTGCGCAGCGGTGAAGCCATGATCGCTGAAACGGTGCGGCTTGAAGAGGGACGTTTCCTTAAGACGTTGGGCCGCGGCTTGCAGATACTGGCCGATGAAACCAAGGATATGAACGAAGGGGCAGTGCTTGATGGCGGTTCGGCCTTCAAGCTCTATGACACCTATGGATTTCCGCTCGATCTGACGCAGGACGCGCTTCGTCTGCGTGGCATTACTGTGGATCAGCCCGGCTTTGACGCAGCTATGGCAGCACAGAAGGCAGAGGCCCGCGCCAGTTGGTCCGGTGCCGGTGGTGCTGCCACCGATACTGTCTGGTTCGGGCTGGCTGACAAGCTGGGCCCGACTGAATTTCTCGGCTACGAGACCGAGACGGCCGAGGCTGAGATCAAGGCACTGCTCAAGGACGGCGTTGAAGTTGCTGCATTGGCCGCCGACGAAGAGGGCATCGTGGTGGTCAACCAGACGCCGTTCTACGGCGAGAGTGGCGGCCAGGTTGGTGATAGCGGCGCATTGCATGGCGATGGTCTTGCCGCTGATGTGCAGGACACGCAGAAGTTTCATGGCGTCTTTGCCCATATGGTGAAGGTGAGTGAAGGCACGCTCAAGGTTGGTCAGCCGATCACGCTGGTGGTTGATCACACGCGCCGGTCCTCGATCCGCTCCAACCATTCGGCGACCCATTTGCTGCATGAAGCGCTTCGCATCGTGCTGGGCGACCACGTCGCGCAAAAGGGTTCGATGGTGTCGCCTGACCGTCTGCGCTTTGACTTTGTGCACACCAAGCCGGTGACCGAGCAGGAGATGGCCGAGGTCGAAGACATCGCCAACGCCATCGTGCTGCAGAATACCCCGGTTGAAACGCGCTTGATGGGCGTTGATGAGGCCAAGGAATCCGGCGCGCGGGCCCTGTTTGGCGAGAAGTATGGCGACGAAGTGCGCGTGGTGGCCATGGGTGAGCCGACAGGCAATGGCCTGGGCTGGTCGGTGGAGCTGTGTGGCGGCACGCATGTGCGTCGGACTGGCGACATCGGTTTGGTGTCGATCGTGGCGGAAAGTGCCGTGGGGGCTGGCGTGCGCCGCATTGAAGCGCTGACCGGTACGGCTGCGCGCCATCGCGGCAATACCAATGTGGCTATCGTGAACTCGGCGGCTGGTCTGCTGCGCTCTGGCGGTCATGAAGTGCTCGAGCGTATCGCGGCGTTGCAGGAGCAACTCAAACGCAGTGAAAAGGCCCTGAGTGACGCCAAGCAGAAGCTAGCCATGGGTGGCGGGTCGGAAAAGACCGAAGGTCCCGAGATCATCAATGGGATCGCGTTTGTTGGTCGGGTTGTCGAAGGGCTTCAACCTAAGGATCTGCGCGGCTTGATGGATCAGACCAAGAAGCAGGTCGGCTCTGCCGTGATCGCCATTGTCGGCGTTACGGATGATGGCAAGGCTGGGCTGGCTGTAGGGGTAACCGAGGACCTGATCGGCAAGGCCTCAGCGGTCGACCTGGTGCGGGCGGGCTCGGCGGCACTGGGCGGTCAGGGTGGCGGCGGTCGACCTGATATGGCGCAGGCCGGCGGCCCCAATGGAAGCAAGGCCGAAGAAGCTCTGGCTGCCATTCGCGCGTTGCTCTAG
- a CDS encoding glycerophosphodiester phosphodiesterase family protein, whose protein sequence is MAGLVLFAISVVVLNGSWHAPAPADPQRRLLSHRGVHQTFDRTNIANDTCTAERIFPPTHDLMENTLPSIKAAFDAGADVVEIDIAATTDGQMAVFHDWSLGCRTDGKGPIRDHSMEELRALDLGYGYTADRGSTFPLRGKGIGLMPTLSEVFAAFPQGRFLINYKSRDAYEGILLAALIEANPDVRRALWSAYGGTEPTERANELIPGLRGFTSTGTRYCLIGYVLLGWSGHIPVECRNTHVMVPINYTWAMWGWPDLFHQRMAAAGSDIILIGPVEAGETGTSGIDTPELLKTIPDTFDGYIWTNRIELIGPLVTSEVL, encoded by the coding sequence ATGGCCGGGCTCGTCCTGTTCGCGATTAGCGTTGTTGTCCTGAACGGATCATGGCACGCGCCCGCGCCTGCCGATCCGCAGCGCCGGTTGCTTTCCCACCGCGGTGTTCACCAAACCTTCGACCGCACCAACATCGCCAACGACACCTGCACCGCTGAGCGCATCTTCCCACCCACTCACGACCTGATGGAAAACACCCTGCCCTCAATCAAGGCAGCTTTCGATGCAGGCGCCGATGTGGTTGAAATCGACATTGCAGCAACCACTGATGGCCAGATGGCCGTGTTCCATGACTGGTCACTGGGGTGCCGCACAGACGGCAAGGGCCCCATTCGCGATCACAGTATGGAGGAGTTGCGCGCGCTCGACCTTGGCTATGGCTACACGGCCGATAGAGGCAGCACCTTCCCGCTGCGCGGCAAAGGGATTGGATTGATGCCCACCCTCTCAGAGGTGTTCGCGGCCTTCCCCCAAGGGCGTTTCCTGATCAACTACAAGAGCCGCGACGCCTATGAGGGCATCCTACTCGCTGCGCTCATCGAGGCGAACCCCGATGTCCGCCGCGCCTTGTGGTCTGCCTATGGCGGCACCGAACCGACAGAACGCGCTAACGAATTGATACCTGGCCTCCGTGGTTTCACCTCTACAGGCACCAGATACTGCCTGATCGGCTACGTTCTGCTTGGCTGGAGCGGGCATATCCCCGTGGAATGTCGCAATACGCACGTCATGGTGCCGATCAACTACACCTGGGCAATGTGGGGCTGGCCAGACCTGTTCCACCAACGAATGGCAGCGGCCGGCAGCGATATCATCCTGATCGGCCCTGTCGAGGCAGGCGAAACCGGCACCTCGGGCATCGACACCCCCGAACTACTCAAGACGATCCCTGACACTTTCGACGGCTATATCTGGACCAACCGCATTGAGCTCATCGGCCCCTTGGTGACGTCAGAAGTCCTTTAG
- a CDS encoding DMT family transporter: protein MQVGVIYAVVAYSVYACGDAIIKGFGQSLSVFEIGFFIAVFSLLPALFVKPKGEHWRQSFQLVHPRLVHLRAFTGVASAALVTYAFVNIPFAETYSLVFMMPLFITIMSVLILKERVDLTRWAMLALGFIGVMLVVRPGFRVLEPGHFAALGCAFFGGATTTILRIIASKEKRVSLIAVPALYVVVLNAILMMPSFIMPTPTQFLLLAVSGSFIGMGHLLIIAATRNAPASQVAPIQYVQIVWAIALGAIFYFEYPDLLAYIGLAVVVLSGLVNVFIDGARTRIAGRFAEYRALRTGPVTNITEVQGPEV from the coding sequence ATGCAGGTCGGCGTGATTTATGCGGTCGTCGCCTATTCGGTTTATGCGTGTGGCGACGCCATCATCAAGGGCTTCGGGCAAAGCCTGTCAGTATTTGAGATCGGCTTCTTCATCGCCGTTTTCTCCCTATTGCCGGCCCTCTTCGTCAAACCGAAGGGCGAGCACTGGCGCCAGAGCTTTCAGCTGGTTCATCCACGCCTTGTGCACTTGCGTGCCTTCACCGGCGTCGCATCCGCCGCTCTGGTTACCTACGCTTTCGTCAACATACCCTTCGCTGAGACTTATTCCCTCGTCTTCATGATGCCTCTGTTCATTACCATCATGAGCGTGTTGATCCTCAAGGAGCGCGTCGATCTTACGCGCTGGGCAATGCTGGCGTTGGGATTTATCGGCGTCATGCTGGTGGTTCGCCCCGGCTTCCGAGTACTTGAACCGGGCCATTTCGCGGCTCTTGGCTGTGCGTTCTTTGGCGGCGCAACCACAACCATCTTGCGGATTATTGCCAGCAAGGAAAAGCGCGTCAGCCTGATTGCCGTGCCTGCGCTTTACGTGGTGGTACTCAACGCGATCCTGATGATGCCAAGCTTCATCATGCCGACGCCAACCCAGTTCTTGCTGCTTGCTGTTAGCGGGAGCTTTATCGGCATGGGGCATCTGCTCATTATCGCTGCCACCCGCAACGCCCCCGCCAGCCAGGTCGCGCCGATCCAGTATGTGCAGATCGTGTGGGCAATCGCCCTTGGGGCGATCTTCTATTTCGAATACCCCGACCTGCTGGCCTATATAGGCTTGGCAGTTGTGGTACTTTCTGGCCTGGTCAATGTCTTCATTGATGGTGCCCGCACCCGCATCGCCGGCCGCTTCGCCGAATATCGCGCTCTGCGCACCGGCCCGGTGACCAACATCACGGAAGTTCAGGGTCCCGAGGTGTGA
- a CDS encoding OmpP1/FadL family transporter yields the protein MRLNQRLMSVLAGLAVSLPLAGVAYAGGLEANGYDWDLLFDPATYTAKGSATYVYINKDVTNAGVMAGTVSTTPSRVHYNAGIKADILDMASCLVSVQNPFGSDTSRTNAYAASTSQAMTESIRSTDIGLTCAVSAQVGLGVVSLIGGVSAQNLDYQADIPTSLTTNTPLSINGWSTGWRAGLAYEIPEYALRISAIYNAPVTYTLTGTAYGGAASADVTAPQSFEVRGQTGIAPGWLALGSVKWMNWAALQKLTVNTIGAPLVSTFDYRDGWTVTAGVGHALSEQLSLVGTASWDRGTSTPGTGGVLTAGTQTDRYGVALGGIYNVSQSVQLTGGVSVSTLAAGSNARGENWDTGYVFAVNGGLKGSF from the coding sequence ATGCGACTAAATCAACGATTGATGAGTGTACTGGCCGGATTGGCCGTAAGCCTGCCGCTGGCTGGCGTGGCCTATGCTGGCGGGCTCGAGGCCAATGGCTATGACTGGGATCTGCTGTTTGATCCAGCGACCTACACTGCCAAAGGCAGCGCCACCTATGTCTACATCAATAAGGATGTGACCAATGCGGGCGTCATGGCAGGCACGGTATCCACGACCCCCTCTCGCGTGCACTACAATGCTGGCATCAAGGCCGACATTCTCGATATGGCGAGTTGCCTCGTATCGGTCCAGAACCCGTTCGGATCTGACACCTCACGCACCAATGCCTATGCCGCATCGACCTCCCAGGCGATGACCGAATCCATACGCTCAACCGATATCGGTCTCACCTGCGCAGTCAGTGCACAGGTTGGTCTGGGCGTCGTCAGCCTGATCGGTGGTGTATCGGCGCAGAACCTGGACTACCAGGCCGACATTCCCACCAGCTTGACCACCAACACGCCATTGTCCATCAATGGCTGGTCTACCGGCTGGCGCGCAGGTCTGGCCTATGAGATTCCCGAATACGCCCTGCGGATCAGCGCCATCTACAATGCGCCCGTCACCTACACCTTGACAGGTACCGCCTACGGCGGCGCAGCATCTGCCGATGTGACCGCACCACAGTCCTTTGAAGTACGCGGCCAGACCGGCATCGCGCCCGGATGGCTGGCGCTGGGTTCGGTCAAATGGATGAATTGGGCAGCGCTGCAGAAGCTCACGGTCAACACGATCGGTGCACCTCTGGTATCAACCTTCGATTATCGCGACGGCTGGACCGTCACCGCAGGCGTTGGTCACGCGCTCAGTGAGCAGTTGAGCCTTGTGGGCACGGCAAGCTGGGACCGCGGCACGTCCACACCCGGCACTGGCGGTGTACTGACCGCCGGCACCCAGACAGATCGCTACGGCGTTGCACTGGGCGGCATCTACAATGTTTCCCAGAGTGTACAACTGACCGGCGGCGTCTCCGTGAGCACGCTGGCCGCGGGCTCCAATGCCCGAGGTGAAAACTGGGACACCGGCTATGTGTTTGCAGTCAATGGGGGCCTCAAAGGCTCGTTCTAA
- a CDS encoding NADP-dependent isocitrate dehydrogenase has protein sequence MSKIKVANPVVDLDGDEMTRIIWQAIKDKLIHPYLDLPIEYYDLSVESRDATDDQITVDAANAIKKFGVGIKCATITPDEDRVEEFKLKKMWRSPNGTIRNILGGVIFREPIICKNVPRLVPGWTQPIIVGRHAFGDQYRATDFRFPGKGTLTIKFTGEDGKVIEHEVFQSPGAGVAMAMYNLDDSIRDFAYASLNYAYDRGVPCYMSTKNTILKAYDGRFKDIFQEIYEAEFKEKFEAKKIWYEHRLIDDMVASALKWSGGYVWACKNYDGDVQSDIVAQGFGSLGLMTSVLATPDGKTVEAEAAHGTVTRHYRQHQQGKETSTNSTASVFAWTRGLAHRAKLDDNADLAKFAATLEKVVVDTIEEGKMTKDLSLLVGPDQPWLSTMGFLDAIDTNLQKAMSAS, from the coding sequence ATGAGCAAAATCAAAGTCGCCAACCCCGTCGTCGATCTCGACGGCGATGAGATGACCCGGATCATCTGGCAGGCGATCAAGGACAAACTCATCCATCCTTATCTCGATCTGCCGATTGAATATTATGACCTTTCGGTCGAGAGCCGCGACGCTACCGATGACCAGATCACGGTCGATGCTGCCAATGCCATCAAGAAGTTTGGCGTCGGCATCAAGTGCGCCACCATTACCCCTGATGAAGACCGCGTTGAAGAGTTCAAGCTCAAGAAGATGTGGCGTTCGCCAAACGGCACCATCCGCAACATTCTTGGCGGTGTCATCTTCCGCGAGCCGATCATCTGCAAGAACGTGCCACGTCTCGTTCCCGGTTGGACCCAGCCCATCATCGTTGGCCGTCACGCCTTCGGCGATCAGTACCGCGCCACCGACTTCCGCTTCCCTGGCAAGGGCACGCTGACAATCAAGTTCACTGGCGAAGACGGCAAGGTCATCGAGCACGAAGTGTTCCAGTCGCCCGGCGCTGGCGTGGCCATGGCCATGTACAACCTGGACGATTCGATCCGCGACTTTGCCTATGCCTCGCTCAACTACGCATATGACCGTGGCGTGCCTTGCTACATGTCGACCAAGAACACCATTCTCAAGGCGTATGACGGCCGCTTCAAGGACATCTTCCAGGAGATCTACGAAGCCGAGTTCAAGGAAAAGTTCGAAGCCAAGAAGATTTGGTATGAGCACCGCCTGATCGACGACATGGTGGCTTCGGCCCTTAAATGGTCCGGTGGCTATGTCTGGGCCTGCAAGAACTACGATGGTGACGTACAGTCCGATATCGTGGCGCAGGGCTTCGGCTCTCTCGGCCTGATGACATCGGTGCTGGCGACCCCCGATGGCAAGACCGTCGAAGCTGAAGCCGCCCACGGCACCGTGACCCGTCACTACCGCCAGCATCAGCAGGGCAAGGAAACCTCGACCAACTCGACCGCGTCGGTCTTCGCCTGGACCCGCGGTCTGGCCCACCGTGCCAAGCTCGACGACAATGCAGACTTGGCAAAGTTCGCGGCCACCCTCGAAAAGGTCGTCGTCGACACCATTGAAGAAGGCAAGATGACCAAGGATCTCTCCCTGCTCGTCGGCCCCGATCAGCCATGGCTGTCTACCATGGGCTTCCTCGATGCCATTGACACCAATCTGCAGAAGGCAATGTCGGCTTCGTAA
- a CDS encoding MarR family winged helix-turn-helix transcriptional regulator: MSSEFDLCLVLNARMASRAVTRLADRRLRQHGITAAQFSILTSLWDHPGRSVTQMASAIAMDRSTLSRNLALLERNGLVTTSAAERGNGRVSALSETGRQVIGDAIPAWRAQQSQLRAALDDPEFSTVIAALRQLARL, translated from the coding sequence ATGAGTAGTGAGTTCGATCTGTGTCTGGTCCTAAACGCCCGCATGGCGTCGCGCGCCGTGACGCGACTTGCTGATAGACGGTTACGGCAGCACGGCATCACGGCTGCGCAGTTCAGCATTCTGACCTCGCTGTGGGACCATCCCGGGCGCTCTGTGACGCAGATGGCCAGCGCCATCGCCATGGATCGTAGCACGCTGTCGCGCAATCTCGCCCTGCTAGAACGCAATGGACTTGTGACCACCAGTGCTGCAGAACGCGGCAATGGTCGAGTCAGTGCGCTGAGCGAAACGGGGCGCCAGGTGATTGGCGACGCAATTCCAGCATGGCGTGCGCAGCAATCGCAATTGCGCGCCGCGCTGGACGACCCAGAATTTTCCACAGTCATCGCCGCGCTGCGGCAGTTGGCGCGCCTTTGA
- the fabF gene encoding beta-ketoacyl-ACP synthase II, which produces MLKPDPSDPIVVTGMGVVSPLGVGVPTMWSRLTAGKSGVVTNDRFDTEGFGSTIAGLVPRKDTDEHGFDAADFIDSKEIKKMDLFIQYSLGAAQEALDQANWHPTELKDQQATATIIGSGVGGSPVMGRAFEIIQTKGPRRLSPFTIPSFLANLSAGWLSILHSFRGPIGTPVTACAASAQAIGDGMRLIMTGEAEVAVVGGTEGSVDPISVGGFAASRALATTFNDRPSEASRPFDKGHDGFVLSEGSAVLVIEKLSHAKARGAIPLAILAGYGTSADAYHLTAGSPDGAGAQVAMRNALEMAGVDQSQIGYVNAHATSTAVGDAAEIAGLTAVFPGRGKDLAVSATKSATGHMLGAAGAFEAVVSVMALREGLLPPTINLEDPEEAADKFDLVPNTAKAKNVDYVLSNSFGFGGVNAALVFGKI; this is translated from the coding sequence ATGCTGAAGCCAGATCCGTCGGATCCAATTGTTGTCACAGGCATGGGTGTGGTCAGTCCGCTGGGTGTTGGTGTTCCGACCATGTGGAGCCGGCTAACAGCAGGCAAAAGCGGCGTGGTCACCAATGATCGCTTTGATACCGAAGGGTTTGGTTCAACCATTGCCGGACTGGTGCCGCGCAAGGACACTGATGAGCATGGCTTTGATGCTGCCGATTTTATCGACAGCAAAGAGATCAAGAAGATGGATCTGTTCATCCAGTATTCGCTGGGGGCAGCGCAGGAAGCACTCGATCAGGCCAACTGGCATCCTACTGAACTCAAGGACCAGCAGGCGACTGCCACCATCATCGGTTCGGGCGTTGGCGGTTCACCGGTCATGGGACGGGCCTTTGAAATCATCCAGACCAAGGGCCCACGTCGCCTGTCGCCGTTCACTATCCCTTCGTTCCTCGCCAATCTGTCGGCGGGCTGGCTGTCGATTCTGCACAGCTTCCGCGGCCCCATCGGCACGCCAGTGACAGCTTGCGCTGCGTCGGCACAGGCCATTGGCGACGGTATGCGTTTGATCATGACGGGCGAGGCAGAAGTGGCTGTTGTTGGCGGTACCGAGGGATCGGTCGATCCGATCTCTGTGGGTGGTTTTGCTGCCTCGCGGGCGCTGGCGACGACGTTCAATGATCGTCCATCGGAGGCGTCGCGGCCATTCGACAAGGGCCATGATGGCTTTGTGCTGTCCGAAGGCTCGGCAGTTCTGGTGATCGAAAAGCTCAGCCACGCCAAGGCGCGCGGCGCGATCCCATTGGCCATTCTCGCCGGCTACGGCACCTCGGCTGACGCGTATCACCTGACGGCAGGGTCGCCCGATGGCGCTGGTGCCCAGGTCGCGATGCGCAATGCGCTGGAAATGGCTGGCGTCGATCAGAGCCAGATTGGCTATGTCAACGCACACGCTACGTCGACTGCGGTTGGCGACGCGGCCGAGATCGCCGGTCTAACTGCTGTGTTTCCAGGGCGTGGCAAGGATCTGGCCGTGTCGGCCACCAAGTCGGCCACCGGTCACATGCTGGGTGCCGCTGGCGCTTTTGAAGCGGTGGTCTCTGTGATGGCGCTGCGCGAAGGGCTGCTGCCGCCAACGATCAATCTGGAAGATCCTGAAGAAGCGGCTGACAAGTTTGATCTGGTTCCGAACACGGCCAAGGCCAAGAATGTGGATTATGTATTGTCCAACTCGTTCGGCTTTGGTGGCGTCAATGCCGCACTGGTGTTCGGCAAGATCTAG
- a CDS encoding TfoX/Sxy family protein, with protein sequence MSMATEELADRIRLQLAGDPNIREQRMFGGIAFMSHGNMLVGPIKDGGLLVRCGKQAYAATLERPGAGPMNFTGRTMSGFVEVAGDAIEDDERLAEWINIARDFVRTLPPK encoded by the coding sequence ATGAGCATGGCCACCGAGGAACTTGCCGACCGCATCCGCCTGCAACTGGCCGGTGATCCCAATATCCGTGAGCAGCGCATGTTCGGTGGTATCGCCTTCATGTCGCACGGCAACATGTTGGTCGGCCCGATCAAGGATGGCGGCTTGCTGGTGCGCTGCGGCAAGCAGGCCTATGCGGCAACGCTTGAACGCCCCGGCGCTGGCCCGATGAATTTCACCGGCCGCACCATGAGCGGTTTTGTCGAGGTCGCGGGCGACGCCATTGAAGACGATGAACGTCTGGCCGAATGGATCAATATCGCCCGCGACTTTGTCAGAACCCTGCCGCCCAAATAG
- a CDS encoding GFA family protein: MSKPEKPIIHVNAACACGATEMSINGPCVSMFMCSCLDCQRATGTGHSTIALVPAGALGLAGKAKAFDRPSDSGATFTRHFCPDCGTPLYGQSSRAPDIRMIPVGFFAGQNDWYAPNQLIFSRSQQVWDLVADHLPRHVTYRVGSGS, translated from the coding sequence ATGAGCAAACCCGAAAAACCAATCATACACGTCAATGCTGCCTGCGCCTGTGGTGCCACCGAGATGAGCATCAACGGCCCCTGTGTCTCGATGTTCATGTGCTCGTGCCTTGATTGCCAGCGCGCAACCGGCACGGGTCACTCCACTATTGCGCTTGTCCCAGCCGGCGCGCTTGGTCTGGCCGGGAAAGCAAAAGCATTCGATAGACCAAGCGACTCGGGCGCGACGTTCACGCGGCACTTCTGCCCTGATTGTGGCACGCCGCTCTATGGTCAGTCCTCACGTGCCCCTGATATTCGCATGATCCCCGTTGGCTTTTTTGCAGGTCAGAACGACTGGTATGCGCCCAACCAGCTGATCTTTTCTCGGAGCCAACAAGTCTGGGACCTCGTCGCGGACCATCTCCCGCGCCATGTCACCTATCGAGTAGGATCGGGTTCATGA
- a CDS encoding GNAT family N-acetyltransferase, with the protein MTLTPNFPISTERLRLRPFTRGDVDGVFAYRRREDVARYLFDVPLSREECALAIQQRIGQVALEAEGDRIVLAVELASNAALVGEVSLIWRSVDARQGEVGWIFDPAYQGRGYATEAANAMLDLGFGRGDLHRISARCDVRNEASWRLMARLGMRREAHFREHAIFKSAWDEEFIYAILWQEWKARRSGISN; encoded by the coding sequence ATGACGCTCACCCCGAACTTTCCCATATCAACCGAGCGGCTGCGGCTACGCCCGTTCACGCGTGGCGATGTCGACGGGGTTTTTGCCTATCGGCGCCGTGAAGATGTGGCACGCTATCTGTTCGATGTTCCGCTGAGCCGGGAAGAATGTGCCCTGGCGATCCAGCAGCGCATTGGCCAGGTTGCGCTGGAGGCGGAGGGCGACAGGATCGTGCTGGCCGTCGAACTTGCCAGCAATGCTGCATTGGTCGGCGAAGTGTCGCTCATCTGGCGTAGCGTCGACGCGCGGCAAGGGGAGGTTGGCTGGATATTTGACCCGGCGTACCAGGGACGTGGCTACGCTACCGAGGCGGCCAATGCCATGCTTGATCTTGGGTTCGGGCGCGGTGACCTGCACCGTATTTCGGCGCGCTGTGATGTTCGTAACGAGGCGTCATGGCGGCTGATGGCGCGGCTGGGTATGCGACGGGAGGCACATTTCCGCGAGCACGCCATTTTCAAGAGCGCCTGGGATGAAGAATTTATCTACGCCATCCTCTGGCAGGAGTGGAAGGCGCGGCGTTCGGGTATAAGCAACTGA
- a CDS encoding GNAT family N-acetyltransferase — MERYSALVAELVRRADVVLKHPDIRVEEIVAMSSLCLPVETDRLLLRSFARGDLEGLSAYHTLPSMQRYTFSHTRDREQVAGALKTMCGHVSLQRPGDTLTLAMEDKQTAQLIGHISLHWSDATAGQGEVRFLINPRHSGQGFAGEALTALFDMAFDHFHIHRLFARCDGRNHHSIKLLQRLGMRLEAHYREHALFQGEWDEELHFAILDREWQRSSKVKELPRHRVA; from the coding sequence TTGGAACGTTATTCCGCACTGGTCGCGGAACTGGTGAGACGAGCTGACGTTGTCCTTAAGCATCCAGACATCAGGGTGGAGGAGATCGTCGCCATGTCGTCACTGTGCCTGCCCGTTGAAACAGATCGCTTGTTGCTGCGCAGTTTTGCACGCGGCGACTTAGAAGGTTTGAGCGCCTATCACACCTTGCCATCCATGCAGCGCTATACCTTTAGCCACACGCGCGATCGCGAGCAGGTGGCCGGTGCGCTCAAGACGATGTGTGGACATGTCAGCCTGCAGCGTCCTGGCGACACTCTGACATTGGCGATGGAAGACAAGCAAACCGCTCAGTTGATCGGGCATATCTCGCTGCACTGGTCCGATGCCACGGCAGGGCAGGGCGAAGTCCGCTTTTTGATCAATCCGCGACATTCCGGACAGGGCTTTGCAGGCGAGGCGCTGACAGCATTGTTCGACATGGCGTTCGACCACTTTCATATTCATCGGCTGTTTGCCCGCTGTGATGGTCGTAATCACCACTCCATAAAGCTGCTGCAGCGACTCGGTATGCGGCTCGAAGCGCATTATCGGGAACATGCGCTGTTTCAAGGCGAATGGGATGAAGAACTGCATTTCGCAATTCTGGATCGCGAGTGGCAGCGTTCGAGCAAGGTCAAGGAATTGCCGCGCCATCGTGTCGCCTGA